The Macaca fascicularis isolate 582-1 chromosome 14, T2T-MFA8v1.1 genome contains the following window.
TAAGAAAATGCTAGAAAGCTGGTAGATTTTAATCTAAACATATcaataatcacaataaaaatgaacaggCTAAATACGTGAACTAACAGAGATTATTATATTGGGGAAAAACAAAGTCCCACTTATATGTTTTCTATATCTAAAATGAAGACCTAGGTATCACAAatgtagaaaaatggaaaaagatttatcacaaaaaattaacaaagaaaagctAAAGAGTATATGCTGATATCAGACAAAATGTGTTTCAGAACAAACACTAATTTAAAGGGTATTGTGTAACAACGGTAGTTCAAagtgtatttttcaaaaactagtaggctttaaaaatatatgaagacaTCCACAAACATAAGCAATTCAACACTTCACTCTCACTAACGGATTGAGCAAGTGGATAGAGTATCTGCAGGGAAAGAGAAGAACTAAATGACACTCATCAACCAACCTGAGCAAATTGACATTTGTAGACACTCTACCCAACCACAAAGGGATACGCATTTTACCTATTTTCCTAAtaagccttttttgttgttggtttttgtttttgttgttgttgttgttgttgttgttgtttttgagataagagtctcgctttgtcgcccaggctagagtgcagtggcgcgatctccgctcactgtaagctccacctcccggattcacgccattctcctccctcagcctccccagtagctgagactacgggcgcccaccaccacgcccggctagtttcctttggtatttttagtagagacgggatgtcactgtgttagccaggatggtctggatctcctgacctcgtgatccacccgccttggcctcccaaagtgctgctattacaggcgtgagtcaccgcgcccagtcccaatcagcttttaaaaaataaataaataaggtactTTTAGTCTTGCATGCAGCTGTGAGAAATGCAGAGCGACCACATGTAGCCTTTTCCCAGTTTTCTCCAAACTTATATCTCGCAAAACAACATTGCAGCCATGATACCAACATTGGGACATTGAAGATACAGAAGATTTACATCACCACAAGGATGTCTTAAGTTGTTTTTTACAGGCACAGTAACATCCTTACCATGCCTGATCCACTCCCTTGGCCTTACATCCTGAAAACAACTAatcaatatttttcaataatttcatAATCTAAAtaatgttacataaatggaatcatactgtatgaaatcttttttcactcagcataattatccAAGGATTCATCCAAGTTGTGTGTATCAATAATTTGTTGATGTGATtaaacattcattcattgaagGATGTCTGGATTGTTTCCATTATTTGACAATTATCAAGAGAGCAACTGTAAGCATTTTGTGCGGGAATTCATGTgcacataagttttcatttctctgagatgaatacCCATGGGTACAATTGTTGGGTCATATATTCATTGCACATTTGGTTTGGAAAAgttgtcaaactgttttcctgaAGGGCTGCCCAAttttacattcacaccagcaaTGTAAGAGTGATCAAGTTTCTCTATATTTTTGCCAGCATTTGTGTTTCACCCtatatattcttttcaattttagtCCTTCTGATAGGTTGGTAGTGATACCTCCTCgtggttttaatttctatttcctgATTTGCTAAACACAGATTACCCACGACCtaacaattccacttctgtgTGTATACcctggaaaaatgaaaacacatgtcatGCAAAAGGTTGTATACAAATGTCCATAGAAGTACTACTCATAGTAGCCAAGCCttgaaaataatctaaattaaatgtccatcaattgatgaatgtatacataaaatatagtataacTATACAATTAGATATCATgtatcaataaaaaggaatacaggtctgatacatgctacaatatggttGGGAATAGAAAGCATACTGCATGATGTGTGATAGAAGGCACACATTTTCCATGAAGgcatactttttactttttatttgaaatgttcaaAAGAGGCAAATTAATAGGCTATAGAAAGTGAATTCATGGTTTTCTAGAACTGGAAGCACTATTGACTGCTAAATAGGTATGATATTTCGCTTCGAGGTCATGAACAAATACTAAATCGATTGCAGTACAGCAGCGAAACTCTTTGAATATACTAAAGttcatttaattgtatatttaaatagGTAAAATATATGGTGTGCTAATTGTATCTCAATCAAACTGTATTAAAATTCAAATGGTCATATTTTACTGGCTTATTTCTGGTTTTTCTAGTACTTTCAATTTATCTATGTCTCTATCCTCCTGCCACTACTACACAGACTTGATAATTATAGccataaaataagtattaaaacagaaaaattgataGTTTcactttattatgtttattttgaaaattattctagCTATTCCAGGTACTCTGATTTTTTTATGCTTAGGAAGTAAAAGTGCttgattaattttaatatttttaattgtttccttttttaaaattttgtgggtATGTATAGCaagtgtatatgtttatggggtacatgagatgttttgatacaagcacTCAATGTGtgataatcacatcatggaagaCATAGTTTCAGAATGTAAGGACCTACAGAATACCgaacattatttattaaaaaattacaaagctagactcaataaaatgaaatattataacatcaaaatgttttccaaagaacagagaaaaaatatttcaaaagcatgaaaaatgtttggaattatattttttcattacaaCACTaattgctagaaaaaaaaaaagttgaacaatTAATTTAGACAGTACATAGAATGAAACTTTGTTCCAAAGTTCTATAAACCTTTGTCCTGTTATTAAATTGTAAAAGTAGGTGAAGACACATTTAGACACAAAATTATAATCAGTTATTACCAAAACAGGAGGTAATTGGCTGAAATGTGAGGGCTGTTGTGTCTGGCAGCATGGCTGGGGTGGGGAATATTAGATGTGTCCTTATacttgaaggaaaataaattgttctaccaaaaagacatctgcacttGTAAGTTTATTACGGcgctgttcacaacagcaaagacatagaatcaacccaggGGTTCATCAACAGCAGATGAGATAAATAAAACGTGATACGCACATACgcataatggaatactacacagcataaaatgtgcaaaattatgtcctttgcagcaacatggatgcacctggaggccattatcctaagtgaattaatgaagaaacacaaaagcaaatatttcatgttctcattcataaatgaAAGCTAAGCATTGAGTCACATGGACAGAAAGACGGGAAAAATAAACATTGGAAACTTCaaaagaggggaggaagagatggaggcaagtgttgaaaaactacctatcagctATTATATTCACTACATGGTTGACAAGATAATTAAAAGCCTAAACCTCAGCAACATTCACTATACTTAtgcagcaaacctgcacatgttccatcggaagctaaaataaaataaaatttgaaaatttatatatatatatatataattattgtaaactgttttattcctatttttaaaccTGGAAGTAAGATTCCAGATGGCAGCAACATGAGTGAGATGGATGTAGGtagaagaaaaatagcaaaagTTAAAAGAGGATTGATATGTTTGTTTCTTCAGAGTAGGTAGTTACAAATTagtttttgttagaaaaaaagaaagatgaaattggggaagttaattttttaataatacccaatagaaaaacagataatgaatatgcaaatttttaaatatcagtggggaaattttttattaataaagggaactaaaataacaaaaaaagaaagtgaaaaaaaggaaagcaatagGAAATGTAAAATCAGAAAGTGAATCAAAAACAAATATCAAGAAAGCAGAAATACTTTCCGATTGGCTGTAAACCTACTACctaataattttactttaaagaataaaacctggataaattaactaaaaatgtacgaagaaatatatacaaagatGTGCAGCatgttttgtaattaaaaataatgagatgaatcaactattagaaaataaaaacataaatgaaatctatattacaaaacaaaacacagagtaCATTagtctatataaataaataacaaatgatcTAACGGAAATACTGTGATTGGCTGTAAATCTAAAAATTTGCAAtgtgaaatcagaaaatacacaCACTAGCCTTTGCCTCTGGAAAATTGGGAGAGAAATCTGCTGGGGCAGTGTTAAAGGTGACATTAGCTTTAATGCTGTGTGCATGTTATTAAACATCCTCTTTGAGATGAGTGCAGTATAAAAGTTGTTAATTTTTGGTATCAGGAGCAAAACTGTTAcatttttgctttacattttaaataacctACATAAGACAAAATGAGTATAATTGTAAAAAACAATGTGACAAGTTTGATAATTCAGAAGATAATTAATTGCTTGGTCTTTGgaaatcatattaaataaattgaaaaccttcagTATCATGTGAAATGTGGCTATCAATAGCTAAATAGGACATATTCTATATTAAAGTCTGTGGGAGAACAAATGACAGATCGCAGGTTGGAAAGAGAGGCCTTGGATTTTGAAATAAGAGTCTTTTAGGGTTAAATACAGATTGAGAGAATACTGGAAAAAATGATAGGTGAAGACTTCCCTATATCATGGATGTAAAAATGCCATACCTAACTGGTGCTTATGTTATGGGCATGAATTCCAAAAATCAATCAGTGATAAATTATGCTGGTATTACTGATAAATAGTTTTGaaattatgtgtttgttttgGCTATCATTGCACTGAGTGTTATCTATTTGGTATATGATTCCACTTGAAGCTACGGATTTGGCAATGATTGTTTGAACCTGTAAAACTGGCTTTGTAAGAGCACAACAGAATGCAAGCTCCATAGGGCCAGacattgaataaatataaattaaaggaATCATGAAATGCATGATGTATGAATAAACAGaagtaagagaaaaagaataaaagggaaaaaaggaagaaaggaagaaaataaggaaagaaagaataaaggaataaagaaagtaGTTTACAGGGTAAATTTCCAGTGCCACATATCTCTCATCACTGGTCACAAAACACTCAGTATAATATGTTCTTTCCCCAGAACAGAAGCAGTCTTGTGCTAACAAGCATTCTTCACAAGGTCATGCAGGCAAAGGCCCCACAGCTCTCTCCCAGGATATCCCTTCCAGGGTAGTTGATCAGGCTTTGAACTTGAACTACAATGATGTTTCTGACAGTTTTGAAATCCATTAttgggccggacgcggtggctcaagcctgtaatcccagcactttgggaggccgagacaggcggatcacaaggtcaggagatcgagaccatcctggctaacacggtgaaacaccgtctctactaaaaatacaaaaaactagcagggcgaggtggcgggcgcccgtagtcccagctactcgggaggctgaggcaggagaatggcgtaaacccgggaggcggagcttgcagtgagctgagatccggccactgcactccagcccgggctacagagcaagactccgtctcaaaaaaaaaaaaaaaaaggaatccattATTAGTCAGCATCCAGGAACAAACCAACTTACATTGCAAGTTGACAGCAGTAAGGTGAGGATCAGGAGATATTCCTTAAGGCAAGAACATATCAGTCTTTATAGACGGATTAAAGCCCTTAGTAAAATAACATGATAAGAGtcttattttttagtaaaaacatAGAGCACTTGCTCTCGAATCTGTTTGGTCCTCACCCCATAAATGATGGGATTGAGAAAGGGTGGGATAATCAAATAGAGATTGGCAACAAGAATGTGAATGTAACCTGGTGGTGTCCAAACATATGAGTAAGGAAAGAGAAGACTGAGGGGATATAGAAAACACAGATGACCCCAACGTGAGAGCTACATGTGCTTAGGGCTTTTAGCCGGGCATCATGTGATGGGAGGCGGAAGACAGCACGGAGGCTGTAAACATATGAGATGCCAATGAGGACTAGGttcagaacaaagaaagaaactacaAAAAGCCCATAGATACCATTGATACGGATGTTTCCACAGGACAATTTTGCAGTGCCCATGTGCTCACAGTAGGAATGGGCTATTACATGAGCCTGACAAAAGGGTAGCCAGTAGATAAGATAGATCATGGGAAGTGTAAGTAAAACTGGATGAATTACAAGGCACATGCTAATGCCCACCAACACTTGGGATGTCAAGACGGTCGTATAATGTAGTGGAGCACAGATGGCCACATAACGGTCAAAAGCCATAGCCAGTAAGACCTCAGCCTCCATGCTAGTGAAGGCATGGATCAGAAACATCTGGGTCACACAAGCTCCATAGTTAACCTCGTGAGCATCAAACCAGAAGATGCCCAGCATGCAAGGCACAGAGGTTGTAGAAAGGGCCAAATCGATAGTGGAAAGAATGGCCAGGAAGTAGAACATGGGCTCCCAGAGGGTCTGTTCTACCTTGATGACTAGCAGAATGGTGGCATTGCCCAGCAAAACCACTAGGTAAACAGAGCAGAAAGGCAGGGAGATCCACATGTGGATGTCTTCCAGACCTGGGATTCTAATGAGAAAAAATGTGACTGGGTGAAATATGCTCTTCTTGTGATAAAACATTCTTCCAAATCACAGTGTAGGAGAACTTGCCACACATAGAAGCAGGAGCTGGGGAGAGAAGATTGAATAAGAGTTTGGAATGAAAATAATTAGGTTTGTGTTTCATTCAGTATATGTAgagtaaaatgaaaagttttgttATTTGGAGGGTCCTGTTATTGTGTTTTGTAATCTACAGTCATTTGAATAGATCAGTCTCAAATAACTTAATTCTTATGTTTACATAATGATTGTAGCATAATGTGTAACCTTACACATTAAAGATTGCAGGATTCTATGACATAGAGTCTGATATTTAACTGGAATAACTGAAGATGCCATGTACCCTTTATTAGTCCCCTGGTTGAAGAAGAATGCCTGAAAAATCAGATACGCACAAGGGAAATGCTGATTAATTCAAGAGGAAACAGACTAATGAGAACATGAAGTTACAGACACAGatgtacacatatttttataattaaaaactgcAAAATTTCTTCTAATGATTTGCTAATCATTTATTGATGTAAAGCAAATGCCAAGATTAAGCCTAATATCCTGTCAAAAATACAGGAAGAGAACATGAGAAATGTAGATATAACAAACAAAAGCATAGATACCCTGGAATGTTTGCCCCGGGAGCAAACACAGGCTGGGTCACATACCAGCACACATGAAAGagctcagaaagaaaataataacaaacctGTTGAGGATTTTCACTGATTAAAATACTTTCTCAAGAGCAACCAATTTTTCAGTGGCTCATTTTGGATTTCTATGGTGGTGATAGTTTCTAGTGGTATTTGAAAGCATCATTTACTCTTCACTCTATATTAGTTCCTCTAACTAGTTTATACTGGGTTTATACCTCCTGCTTGATTAAGTTACTTTTCTGGTAGGTAGAGACAACCTAGAAGGCTTCCTTTGGTTATGTACTTGGAGATGTTGTTTTTGATGacacaaaactggaagaaaaacgTCTATTTGCAGATAAAATTACTTTCTGTAATTATCTAAAGGAAATATATAAGGGTGCTCTTTCAGTGCTTTTGAAATTATGAAGAAGCAACCACTCATAAGctgaaataatgaaatagaacTTCTGTGGGTCTCCAACTTGTGGCAGAGTGGTTCAAGATAGAAAAAAGTAGAACAGACTCCTGTTTCATCATATATGTTGCTCCATATTTCTGACAAGTGTGTCAAAATGGAAAATAcatcaagataaaaaataaaataaataatatacccATTCTGAGGTGTGGAGGAggatagagagatagagaatgagaaagagagagaaacggagagagaaagaaataagctCTATTTCTACAGAAGTCCATTTTATTCCTTATAACCCATAGGAAAGGCAGAACATATATTTTACCAATAAACTATATAATTgctttgaataaatatatttattccatgGGTCTTCTAGAtcgtttttaaattttcaacctCCATTTAAGAGTTTCAAAGGAATTTTATTCGATTAAAATCAGAAACTGTACTACCTGATAAATATCAAGCCCGGTAATCTCAGCAACCCTTGATCATTTCTCACTTATTTGAATGTAATACATACCTAAGTCAAGAGAAAATTCACCTGCCTTATTATGTCATAGAAATATAAGCTCAAGGGGAGTATCAAGCAGCATGACTTTATAGCCTTGTCATTTTTACAGTCCGAGAAGAGTCATTTTATATTAAGGCTTTAGTTGATTAGAACATTAGGAAAATTGAGTTAGTTGGGTTTTCAACTATAATTTGCACCATGAGATTGAATCCTCTGAGATTGCTAACAAAACTTTTTGACTCTGATCTAGGGAAAGAGAAGCCTAAGAAAAGTGATAAGTATAGAAATGTTCCCACAGAAAAGTGTAGATGTGGGAGCAAAAATACCCAAATACTGTTATTTAATATATGGCATACAGatggatacattttatttctaagtgaaattttacagccaaattctatgGGATGTTGTTTTCTAGATAAAATAGTCCTTGATCCATATTAACTACCTAAGTTAGAGCATAATAACCTGGCATTGCTGACTCCATGTTCAATCTTAGCTCTCTTATTCATTTCAATGACCATGTGTtctgagtttattaagtatttagTCTATGGATTAAGATCCTTGAGCGTTTGGTCACACTGCCCTCTATCCATGATTGTTTCTCTATATTCTCCCCCTTACCAATTTTTCATACCTATATCACAGAGGTCATAGAGATAATTAGTAAAAATATCTACTCATGAAATGAGCTTGCTTCAGATCAAATACTGAATTTCTCATGTATACTATCTGTGTCAATTTGAGTGaccttcttattttctctttgtctcagtttcctcaactgaaaAATTAAGAATGATAATAGTACCCACAGCTTATAATACTTTTGAGGAATAATTTAAGTTGTTAATATAATACACTTAAATACAATACTTAGCATgcttaaatgattttaaaatgttagttttcGTTATCATATAACTCAGCTCATAACAACACCTTCTTATATATTTGATCTATGAAAACCGTATGGAGAAAACTCCCATGCCACTAAGTCTATACATTTGGTGTGAAAGTTCTGgtttattataacattttatcCCTTGTTTTTCagtcaaatgtgtgtgtgtgtgtgtgtgtgtgtgtgtatgtatgtatatatatatatatgtatttctcatTCTCACTAGAATAACATTATATTAAATGGGAAAATTACTATCTTTTTACTTCATGCTTGAGCAGATATCTTAAACAATATTGAAGACACAATCAAGTTTAAGATGTAAAGCACAGACTTAAAAgcataaagttaattttttcatcttactctttagtcttttttattatatcacacacactttaaatttaaacttctgaaagtttacaaattaaaatacaggcatacctcagagatattgcagcTTTAGTTCCATACCAGTGCAATGAAGTAAAtgtcacaataaagtgagtcacacgaATATTTTGGTTTCCTGCTTGCTATAGTTTCAATGTCTGAGTCtctgaaactcatgttgaaacttaacctCCAGTGGGGCAATATTGAAAGCTGAGGCCTTTCAGAGATGATTGGGTCATGAgagttctgccctcatgaatgaaatAATCTACTTACGGATTAACGGATTAAGAGATTAATGGGAATGCAActaagagagacctgagctagcacatTAGCCCCCTTACCATATGATGCCCCACACTTCCTTGAGACCCtccagagtccccaccagcaagaagtgTCTCACCAAATGGGGGCCCTCAACCTCAGACATCTCAACCTCCATTACcacaagaaataaattattttctttataaattacccattttcAGGTATTCTATTATCAGGAACACAGACTATGAcaccagtgcatataaaagttatgttgacactatagtctattaagtgtgcaattgcattatgtctaaaaatgcaatgaacataccttaattaaaaatactctgaaaaaaaatgctaatgatcatctgatggctgctgactgatcagggtggtagtTGTTGACAGTTGGAGTGGCTGCGGCAATTtagtaaaataagacaacagtgaagcTTGTCAAATCAGTAgactctttctttcatgaaaggaTTTTCTGTACTGTGTAATTCTATTTTGTACCACTTTACCCTTAGTAGAGCATCTTTCAAAATTAGTCAtttctctcaaaccctgctgctgcttcatctattcattttatattatataatattctaaattatttattatttcaacaaatcactttctttgctcatccataaataGCAACTTCTCATCCATTAACCTTTTGTCATGAGATTGCAGCATTCAGTTCCATCTTCAGATTTCACTTCTAATTCcatttctcttgctatttccaccatatCTGCAGCtatttcctccactgaagtcttgaacccctcaacatcatccatgagggttggaatgaatttcttccaaactcctgttaatgttgatgttTGGATCTCCTCCATGAATCATAAATATTCTTAATGGTATCTccaatggtgaatcctttccagaaggttttcaatttactctgcccagatccatcagaagaatcaTTATTTACTTCAATTGTAGccttaagaaatatttcttatgtattaagacttgaaagtaaaaattacttaTTGACCTATGGGCTGCAGAATGCATGTTGTGTTAGCGGACATGGAAACAAGATGAATCACATATGTCTCAATCAGAATTTTTGGGTGATTAGGCGCATTGTCAATGAGTAGTATTttgaaatgaatctttttttACTGAGCAGTGAAGTCTCCACAgtgtgcttaaaatatttaggaaatggccaggagtagtggctcatgcttgtaatccctgccAGGGCAAgccaggtggatcatgaggtcaagagaccgagaccatcctggccaacatggtgaaaccctatctccactaaataaaaaaaaaaaaaaaacttagccaggtgtggtggtgcatgcctgtaatcccagatacttgggagattgaggcaggataattgcttgaacccaggagggagaggttgcagtgagctgagatcctgcctctgtactccagcatggaagacagagcaagactccatctcaaaaaaaaaaaaaaaaaaaaattagtaaatgatgctgtaaacagatgtgctgtcatccaggcttcgttgttccatttacagagcacaggcagagtaaatttagcataattcttaagacCCCTGAACTTTTTAGAATGATAAGTTGAGC
Protein-coding sequences here:
- the LOC102117636 gene encoding LOW QUALITY PROTEIN: olfactory receptor 52J3-like (The sequence of the model RefSeq protein was modified relative to this genomic sequence to represent the inferred CDS: inserted 1 base in 1 codon); translated protein: MFYHKKSIFHPVTFFLIRIPGLEDIHMWISLPFCSVYLVVLLGNATILLVIKVEQTLWEPMFYFLAILSTIDLALSTTSVPCMLGIFWFDAHEVNYGACVTQMFLIHAFTSMEAEVLLAMAFDRYVAICAPLHYTTVLTSQVLVGISMCLVIHPVLLTLPMIYLIYWLPFCQAHVIAHSYCEHMGTAKLSCGNIRINGIYGLFVVSFFVLNLVLIGISYVYSLRAVFRLPSHDARLKALSTCSSHVGVICVFYIPSVFSFLTHMFGHXPGYIHILVANLYLIIPPFLNPIIYGVRTKQIREQVLYVFTKK